The Mucilaginibacter rubeus genomic interval TCCGCAGGGAACGCTTAAAAAGATAGCTGATGCGGGTTATGCCCATGTAGAGCATGCTAATTATATCGACAGAAAATTTTATGGCTATACAGCCAAAGAGTTTAAAAAGATCCTGGGCGACCTTGACCTGAAAATGCCAAGCGGCCATACGGTAATGACAGCACAGCATTGGGATGCATCTAAAAATGATTTTACCGATGCCTGGAAGTATACGGTTGAAGATGCCGCCACCATGGGGCAAAAATTTGTGATCAGCCCCTGGTTGGACGAAAAGGTACGTACAGATACAGATGCCCTGAAACGTACAATGGAACAGTTTAACAAATGCGGCGAGCTTTGCAAGCAATCGTCCATGATGTTTGGTTATCATAACCACAACTTTGAGATCAGTACTAAAGTTGGCGATATCACCCTTTACGACTATATCATCCAGAATACCGATCCTGCTTTGGTTGCCCAACAAATTGATATTGGTAACATGTTCAGCACCGGAGGCATGGCATTAGAATTTATTAATAAGTATCCAGGCCGGTTCCAGTCAATGCACGTGAAAGACGAAATTAAGGTACCTCCGCATAATGGTGATGATACCGAAAGCACTATTTTGGGCAAAGGGATCCTGCCTGTTAGGGATATTGTGAAGGCCGGGGCTAAAAAAGGAGGCACCTCACTTTTCATCATCGAGCAGGAATCGTACCA includes:
- a CDS encoding TIM barrel protein produces the protein MHTSRRSFLKTGAMAIAGAALLPDSLFAATDNKLKRVGVQLYSVRDAMKADPQGTLKKIADAGYAHVEHANYIDRKFYGYTAKEFKKILGDLDLKMPSGHTVMTAQHWDASKNDFTDAWKYTVEDAATMGQKFVISPWLDEKVRTDTDALKRTMEQFNKCGELCKQSSMMFGYHNHNFEISTKVGDITLYDYIIQNTDPALVAQQIDIGNMFSTGGMALEFINKYPGRFQSMHVKDEIKVPPHNGDDTESTILGKGILPVRDIVKAGAKKGGTSLFIIEQESYQGKDPIDCVKIDLQIMKKWGY